Genomic DNA from Haloplanus sp. HW8-1:
GTCGGCCGGGCGACTGAGTCGTGCCATCTTGATAGTACGATGTCACTCCCAACATAAAAGGCTGCTGTGAGTATGTATTGCACAGACGTAATATTGTCTAAGGAAGTTGTGTCTGAATCAGATTTGATGTACGTTCGTTTCGCACAGATTCATTCTCCACTACGTTTGGCTGCTTCGAGCGTCTCCGGACCGATGGTCGACGGGAGCAGTTCGCCGAGGGTGTACTCGCTCGTCGTCCCGTCGCCCTCGTCACAGACCACCCGCAGGTCGTCGTCACAGAACTCCGCGAGGGTCTGGCGACACATCCCGCAGGGCGTGACCCCGTCGCGTGCGCCCGAGGTCACGGCGAGACGGTCGAACGTGCGGTGGCCGTCCGTGACGGCCGACGCGAGGGCTACCTCTTCGGCGTGGAGGCTGTTGCTGTAGTTGGCGTTTTCGATGTTACTGCCGGTGAAGACGGTGCCGTCGGTGGTTCGGATCGCGGCACCCACTCGATACTCCGAGTACGGGACGTACGCCGTATCGAGGGCGTCACGGGCGCGTTCGACGAGGGTGTCGGTCACGCTCGGCCCGTACACGCCGAGGGCGCATATGGGTTGGCACGACCGGGTCGGTACCGCGTCCGTTCCGTCGTCTGCGACGCCGGAGATCGCTCCGCTGTCGCCGGTTTCGGCGATGGGAACCTCCCATCCGAACGACCCGTCGGCCGACGGCTCGCACCCGGGGAACTTTTACTCGCGGAGCGCCGATCGGAACCTATGGCACTCCCGCAGGGTGAGGCGTCGACACCGAACCGACGGCGCGCGTTGCTCGCGGTGACGCCGTTCTTGTTGCTCGGGCTCGCCGACGTGCTCCTCCTCCTGTTCTGGGGGATCGAGCCGCTGTGGGCGTTCGCCATCCTTCCACCGATCCTCTTCTGTACGGTACTGGCGTGGCTGGCGTTCAGCACCGACTTCCTCGACGAGCGCACCTAGCGACCGGTGTCGTACTTGTAGGTCGCACTCTCCGGGTCGATGCCGAAATCCTCGGCGTCGGCCTCCGGGGACTCCTCCCCTTCCGCGCCGGGGGTCGCGTTCTTGAACGCCTCCCGAAGCCGGCCTGGCATCACGAACTCGTCGACGTCCAGGGCCGTCGCGACGGCGTCGGGCTGAACTGCCTCCCGCTTTGCCGTCACCCGCTCGGCCATCCGCTCCGGAAGCGTACTCGATTCGACGGGGTCGAAGCCGAACCGCGCCAGATAGTTGGGCTGGTCGGTCACCGAGTAGACAGTCTCGAACCCCTCGGCGGCCGCCGTCTCGACGAGGCGCTCGACGACGTGGGCGCCGACGCCCTGCCCGCGCCACGCGGGCAGGACGCCGACGCCGGTGAGTTCACAGTAGTCGCCGGCGTCGGTCTTGTGGATGCGAACCCGGCCGAACCCCGCCCGCTCGTTCGTCTCTTCGTCCACCGCGATGACGTAATCCCGGGACCGGAAGGCGGCGTCGTCGAGGGCCATCTCCTCGATGTGGTCGAGCAACCAGGCCTCGTCTCGGTTCTTGGCATCCCGGACGTACATGCTGCGACGTAGTGAGCCGGGGGGTAAAAGGATTTGCCGGCAGCAGGGCCCAGAAGGGCTGGAACGTCTTCCCCGCTCGTGGCCCACCCGCGCCACGACGATGGCGAAGATCGTGGCACCGTACGCGATCAGCGTTGGAATCAACGCAAACGGGAACGGACTCGGGAATCCACTTCTCCGACGGCACCGTTCGACCGGAAGACGACACCGCTACGGCGCTCATAAACGTTCACATGACGCATGAGTATCCCTACCGAGCGGAGTTCATCCGACGAGATGCGCCCTCGTCGTGGAGATCACTGGGGACCGTCGGCCGCGGAACGGTGCCATCCGACGTGACGACCGACATACTCAAACGTCCGGTCGCCGTGGTTCCGGCGGGATGATGTTGCCGACACACGCCATCGCCGGGATGCTGTTGGCTCTGCCGGCGGCACTCGCCATGCCCGAGTTCGGGAGTGTCGCACTCGGAGCGGGCTTTCTCGGCGGCGTCCTGCCCGATCTGGACATGTACGTCGGCCACCGCGAGACGCTGCACTATCCGGTCTACTACGCGGCCGTCGGCGTGGCGAGTCTACCCGTAACGCTGCTGATTCCGTCGGCGACGACTGTCGGCCTCACGGCACTCTTGCTCGCTGCGGCGGCCCACAGCGTCGCCGATGTCTTCGGCGGCGGGTTGGAACTCCGGCCATGGGAGGCTACGTCGCGACGTGCCGTCTACGACCACTACCATGGCCGCTGGATCGCACCACGACGGGGCGTCGGATACGACGGATCGCCGACCGACCTCCTGTTGACTGTTCTGCTCGCCGCACCCTTGCTCGCCGTCGTCGGTCCGCCGTACCGGTGGCTCGTCGCCGGCGCACTCGTCGTGGCGATCGTCTACGCATCCGTCCGTCGTACCCTCCCGACGGTCGCGGAACACCTCGTATCGTCGCTTCCAGC
This window encodes:
- the cdd gene encoding cytidine deaminase; protein product: MTDTLVERARDALDTAYVPYSEYRVGAAIRTTDGTVFTGSNIENANYSNSLHAEEVALASAVTDGHRTFDRLAVTSGARDGVTPCGMCRQTLAEFCDDDLRVVCDEGDGTTSEYTLGELLPSTIGPETLEAAKRSGE
- a CDS encoding GNAT family N-acetyltransferase, translated to MYVRDAKNRDEAWLLDHIEEMALDDAAFRSRDYVIAVDEETNERAGFGRVRIHKTDAGDYCELTGVGVLPAWRGQGVGAHVVERLVETAAAEGFETVYSVTDQPNYLARFGFDPVESSTLPERMAERVTAKREAVQPDAVATALDVDEFVMPGRLREAFKNATPGAEGEESPEADAEDFGIDPESATYKYDTGR
- a CDS encoding metal-dependent hydrolase, whose protein sequence is MMLPTHAIAGMLLALPAALAMPEFGSVALGAGFLGGVLPDLDMYVGHRETLHYPVYYAAVGVASLPVTLLIPSATTVGLTALLLAAAAHSVADVFGGGLELRPWEATSRRAVYDHYHGRWIAPRRGVGYDGSPTDLLLTVLLAAPLLAVVGPPYRWLVAGALVVAIVYASVRRTLPTVAEHLVSSLPAWTTPYLPARYRARHAPADE